The Lactuca sativa cultivar Salinas chromosome 2, Lsat_Salinas_v11, whole genome shotgun sequence genome includes a window with the following:
- the LOC111883395 gene encoding GLABRA2 expression modulator — MMESPNGSTGEENLTKKSDASDRDHSLIHVKLAQDPDPSPKTHPVSLERDNAEITDDHSSSTTTPGTYSPSPTAIRSKKSVRWSHDLVEERTLPPLEKSDDDYDSSNPYVNRSQGSSNSPAFNINNSMDNIKGALGRWRKKVGEATKKAEDLAGNTWQHLKTAPSLTDAALGRIAQGTKVLAEGGYEKIFRQTFDTVPEEILQNSYACYLSTSAGPVMGVLYVSTAKLAFCSDNPLSYKSNDKTEWSYYKVIIPLQQLKEVNPSSSRANSSEKYIQVISVDSHEFWYMGFLNYDGAVKCLQDAIQTRGRISV, encoded by the exons ATGATGGAATCGCCGAACGGTTCTACAGGAGAAGAGAACTTGACGAAGAAATCGGATGCATCGGATCGCGATCACTCCCTGATTCATGTGAAGCTGGCTCAGGATCCGGATCCGAGCCCGAAAACCCATCCGGTTTCCCTTGAAAGGGACAATGCTGAGATAACTGATGACCATTCTTCGTCAACAACAACACCGGGAACTTATTCGCCGTCGCCGACGGCTATCCGATCGAAGAAATCGGTTCGGTGGAGTCATGATTTGGTGGAGGAGAGGACGTTGCCACCGTTGGAGAAGAGTGATGACGATTACGATTCATCTAATCCTTATGTTAATCGTTCTCAGGGATCATCCAATTCTCCAGCATTCAACATCAACA ATTCTATGGACAATATTAAAGGTGCTCTTGGTAGATGGAGAAAGAAGGTCGGAGAAGCTACAAAAAAAGCAGAGGATCTCGCCGGCAATACTTGGCAACATT TGAAAACGGCTCCTAGTCTTACAGATGCTGCATTAGGAAGAATAGCACAGGGAACTAAAGTTCTAGCAGAAGGAGGCTATGAAAAGATATTCAGACAAACATTCGATACAGTTCCAGAAGAGATTCTTCAAAATTCATATGCTTGCTACTTGTCCACGTCAGCAGGCCCTGTCATGGGTGTCTTATATGTATCCACTGCAAAACTTGCATTCTGTAGTGACAACCCATTGTCATATAAATCCAATGACAAAACCGAATGGAGCTATTATAAG GTGATAATACCATTACAGCAGTTAAAGGAAGTGAATCCATCATCAAGTAGGGCAAATTCATCTGAGAAATATATTCAGGTGATATCAGTGGATAGTCATGAGTTTTGGTACATGGGGTTTTTAAATTATGATGGAGCTGTTAAGTGCCTACAGGATGCCATACAGACACGTGGCAGAATTTCAGTGTGA
- the LOC111883392 gene encoding receptor protein kinase TMK1 has protein sequence MRTHVGLKLLSTIVLILSSIFLHGYSQSDTNDAEVMLALKKALNPPPDLDWSDPNPCKWTRVVCSDEKRVIRIQIGHQNLQGTLPASLSNLTQLERLELQWNNISGPLPTLNGLSSLQVLMLSNNLFTSIPADFFTGMSSLQSVEIDNNPFSSWVIPESLKSASTLQNFSAVSANITGKIPDFFGPDDFPGLVNLHLAFNELEGELPMSLSGSQLESLWVNGQKLGGKIDVIQNMTFLKEIWLHSNSFSGPLPDFSGLKELEVLNLRDNSFTGPVPVSLTNLESLKSVALTNNMLQGPMPKFNNSVKVDMAKDTNNFCLPEPGDCDPRVNTLLLIAKSMDYSPKFANNWKGNDPCADWFGITCNNGNITIVNFQRMGLTGTISPEFSALKSLQRLVLANNNLTGTIPEELTTLPALTELDLANNNLSGKIPVFKSNLDLNTAGNPNIGKVITNSSDPNSPNSSNSPNSTGVSLNGKKKSKNWLGVVLFSVLGGIIVIFLIAILALCLYKKKQKKFSRVQSPHAIVIHPRNSGSDNESVKITVAGSSVSVGGLSETHTIQATEGNDIQMVEAGNMVISIQVLKSVTNNFSKENILGQGGFGTVYKGELHDGTKIAVKRMECGVITGKGLAEFQSEIAVLTKVRHRNLVALLGYCLDGNEKLLVYEYMPQGTLSRHLFNWPEEGLNPLEWTRRLAIALDVARGVEYLHGLAQQSFIHRDLKPSNILLGDDMRAKVGDFGLVRLAPEGKGSIETRIAGTFGYLAPEYAITGRVTTKVDVFSFGVILMELITGRKALDESQPEESMHLVTWFRRMHLNKDTFRKSIDQTLDLTEENLASVSKAAELAGHCCAREPYQRPDMSHAVNVLSSLVEMWRPSDESSEDIYGIDLDLSLPQALKKWQAFEGGSHTMDASSSSFLPSLDNTQTSIPTRPYGFAESFTSLDGR, from the exons ATGAGAACTCATGTGGGATTGAAGCTTTTATCCACCATCGTTCTAATACTATCGTCAATCTTCCTCCATGGATACTCTCAATCCGACACCAACGATGCTGAAGTTATGTTAGCACTCAAGAAGGCCCTCAACCCGCCACCAGATCTCGATTGGTCTGATCCGAATCCATGCAAATGGACCCGTGTCGTTTGCTCAGATGAGAAGCGGGTAATCCGTATCCAAATCGGTCATCAAAATCTTCAAGGAACACTTCCCGCAAGCCTCTCGAATCTTACtcagcttgagcgtttggagctcCAATGGAACAATATCTCGGGTCCTTTACCCACTTTAAACGGGTTAAGCTCATTACAAGTGTTAATGCTTAGCAACAACTTGTTTACTTCGATTCCTGCTGATTTCTTCACTGGTATGTCTTCTCTACAATCTGTTGAAATCGATAACAACCCGTTTTCGAGTTGGGTCATACCCGAAAGCCTCAAAAGTGCTTCAACTCTTCAGAACTTCTCTGCTGTTTCTGCTAACATAACTGGTAAAATACCCGATTTTTTTGGGCCGGATGATTTCCCGGGTCTTGTTAATTTGCACTTGGCTTTCAACGAATTGGAAGGTGAACTACCCATGAGTTTATCAGGCTCACAACTTGAATCTTTATGGGTTAACGGGCAGAAACTCGGTGGAAAGATCGATGTTATACAAAACATGACATTCTTGAAAGAGATCTGGTTGCATTCCAATTCGTTTTCAGGTCCATTGCCTGATTTTTCCGGTTTGAAAGAATTGGAGGTCTTGAATCTTAGGGACAATTCATTCACAGGTCCTGTTCCTGTGTCTTTAACCAATCTTGAATCCTTGAAATCTGTTGCTTTGACTAATAACATGCTTCAAGGGCCCATGCCTAAGTTTAACAATTCAGTTAAAGTAGATATGGCGAAGGATACGAATAATTTCTGTTTGCCTGAGCCTGGTGACTGTGATCCTCGAGTTAATACGTTGTTGTTAATCGCGAAATCAATGGATTATTCCCCTAAGTTTGCTAATAATTGGAAAGGGAACGATCCATGTGCAGATTGGTTTGGGATTACGTGCAACAATGGCAACATTACCATTGTTAACTTTCAGAGAATGGGGCTCACAGGTACGATTTCCCCTGAGTTTTCAGCTTTGAAATCGCTTCAAAGACTCGTTCTTGCTAACAACAATCTCACTGGAACGATTCCCGAAGAGCTCACCACTCTTCCCGCTCTTACCGAATTAGATCTCGCCAACAACAATCTCTCTGGCAAAATCCCAGTTTTCAAGAGTAATTTGGATCTAAACACAGCTGGGAATCCCAATATCGGAAAGGTAATCACTAATTCCAGCGATCCAAATTCACCCAACTCTTCAAATTCGCCAAATTCAACTGGGGTTTCGCTAAATGGTAAAAAGAAGTCAAAAAACTGGCTTGGGGTGGTTTTGTTTTCGGTTCTTGGGGGTATAATCGTCATTTTCTTGATCGCTATCCTGGCGTTATGCCTTTACAAGAAGAAGCAAAAGAAGTTTAGCAGAGTACAAAGCCCTCATGCCATTGTAATTCACCCCCGAAACTCAGGATCCGATAATGAAAGTGTAAAAATCACAGTCGCGGGGTCGAGTGTTAGTGTAGGTGGACTTAGCGAGACACATACGATCCAAGCCACCGAAGGAAACGATATCCAGATGGTGGAAGCGGGCAATATGGTAATTTCAATCCAAGTCTTGAAATCGGTGACCAATAATTTCAGTAAAGAAAACATATTAGGTCAAGGAGGATTCGGGACTGTGTACAAAGGCGAATTACATGATGGAACAAAGATTGCGGTTAAAAGAATGGAATGTGGTGTGATTACAGGAAAAGGGTTAGCCGAATTCCAGTCAGAAATTGCGGTTTTAACAAAAGTTAGGCATAGGAATCTTGTGGCACTTCTTGGGTATTGTCTTGATGGGAATGAGAAGCTTCTTGTGTATGAGTATATGCCTCAAGGAACATTGAGCCGACATTTGTTTAATTGGCCCGAAGAAGGGTTGAACCCGTTGGAATGGACCCGAAGGTTGGCTATTGCTTTGGATGTGGCTAGAGGTGTTGAGTATCTTCATGGTTTGGCTCAACAAAGTTTTATTCATAGGGATTTGAAACCTTCTAATATTCTACTTGGTGATGATATGCGGGCGAAAGTTGGAGATTTTGGCCTCGTTCGTCTTGCTCCTGAAGGGAAAGGCTCAATCGAGACACGGATCGCCGGAACTTTCGGTTATCTAGCCCCCGAATATGCAA TTACGGGGCGTGTGACGACAAAAGTAGATGTGTTTAGTTTCGGGGTGATATTGATGGAACTTATCACGGGCCGAAAAGCACTCGATGAAAGTCAACCCGAGGAAAGCATGCATTTAGTAACATGGTTTAGAAGAATGCATCTCAACAAGGACACTTTCCGCAAGTCAATCGATCAAACCCTAGACCTAACTGAAGAAAACCTAGCCAGTGTTAGCAAGGCGGCTGAACTCGCGGGCCACTGTTGTGCTCGTGAGCCATATCAAAGGCCCGACATGAGCCATGCGGTCAATGTATTGTCTTCCCTAGTTGAAATGTGGAGACCTTCTGACGAAAGTTCCGAAGATATTTACGGAATTGACCTTGACTTGTCATTGCCACAAGCCCTTAAGAAATGGCAAGCTTTTGAAGGAGGAAGTCATACAATGGATGCTTCGTCTTCTTCGTTTCTTCCAAGTTTGGACAACACGCAGACGAGCATACCGACTCGGCCTTATGGGTTTGCGGAATCGTTTACTTCATTGGATGGGAGGTGA